The segment AGTGAAGGGAAGCTGAAAAAGAGTAAAGACAAGTCAAAAGGAAGCAAAGAGAAGCTCTTTGCTGATGAGGATGCAGAGGAGCAGAAGCCGAAGAAAGAGAACGGTAAAGACAAGAAGCTCCCGCTGCTCCCTGTAGCACCCAAGCAGAGCACTGCAGAGCTGGTGCCAGCCACGCCTCCACCTAAAGCCACAACACAAAAGAAGAAGGGCTTCCTGGGTTTCAGGAAGTCAGGAAAAAAAGATTCAGTGGCGGTCCCAGCAGAGCCCATCCTAGACAGCCCCAGCGCTGATGTTCCTGGACCAGCTCCACTTATCCCAGTACCTTCTGACTTTGGTGACACGCCACCAGAGCCGGAGATGGCTGCACCAAAGGCTCTAATGCCAAACATCCCCACCTTACCAAACTCAAGTGCTGCAGTGGAAATCACCCCACCCTCCACTATCCCTGCCTCTCCCGACTTCGGCCCACCTCCTGCCTTTATTCCTGATATCCCAACTCCTAAAGTGCCAACGCCAGAGATTGAAACTCCCCTTGAGATAGAAACTCCTGCGCTGCACGTTTCCAGGCCTGCCAGCCAAAATGAAATCATTCCCGGTCCACCCAGTGCTACCCCAACCCCTCCACCCACTCGTGCCATCATTGATCCCCCACCAGTGGCCTCTACTCCCTCACCATCACCTCCTGAGCCTGAGATTGCAGTTGAGGCTGTAAACATAGCTGCGGTGGAGACGCCTCCTCCTCCAGTGGTGAATCGTACTTCCAATTCCACACCATCTCCAAAACCTGAGCATCCGATCTCAGCCCTCTCAGCCCTCACCAGGGCGGAGGACAAGAGCCCAGTGAGAAGGAGTATACCATGTGACCAGAGGATCTTCAATGCTCTGGAGAAGGCACGCAGGAAGACCAGGTGAACAACACACAACTTTATCAGTGCAGTTCTTTACTTTCAGAACTATACCATTTAGTTGTCGATCATTGCAAAACAATAACATCTTACAATGCCTTCATCTGGTTTCAGCCCACAGACAACCTCCATCACATCCTTCTCTGCCAGCCCACCTCCTGAAGAGTTTCCCCCTTCTCAGAGTCCCACCATCTCTCTCCCAGAGCTCCCACCCATTGATTATGCGGGGAACGCACCCAAACCAGTTAACGGCCTCGACCACCGTAAGTCTGAACTAATCACTGCAGAATTAATTTCCTCTTCGCTTCTTGTTTCATTATTTCTGGATTTTCTTTGACTCTTTACCTGAACATGAAGTGCACAACAGCATATCTCATCATCAGGTGTGCAGAGTGCAGCTACAGAACATCATTTGTCAGTGTAGGGTTTCAACTATACAGAAAATGTGGTATGTATAGTATGGTTTATGCCACAGGGTTGCTTCGGGTGTTGGTTTGGAGAGGCAGCTTTAgagaaactcacacacacacacacacacacacacacacacacgcataacGAGAACAGTCCTGACATTCCTCTGTTGTGCCAGAAACAACTGAGCAGCAGGTAGGGCAAAGCTGCAAAGGTATGTCAGCAATGACATGAGGAGGAGCAATGACAGGAGCATGTCCATCATTATGACACAGAGCCGCGGTGACAAACACTTTAATGGCTGTGCAGCTGACAGTGCATGAGATGAAAAGTgagtctgctgctgtgttaacaCTGAGTTCATTTACACAGAGATTATTAAGTCTGCATGTCGTAGAGCTACGAGCAACGAGGAAAACGGGATAACATCATTGAATATCACAATAACGATATTACTTGTGATAAAATGACATATTACAGTTTACGAATGTCTCTTTAGTcaacggtttgtatgatatctaaggaattagtgccccacaaaTGGCATCGTCGTAATGTActaaacataaagttatgtaggttaggtttagtcaagaaaagttacgtaggttaggtttaggaaacaaaactTGGTAACGTAAAGCCAAATAAGAAGAAGTTACgtatgttaggtttaggcaagtgaaGTTGCATAGGTTGGGTTTAGCAACGTGGTTGGGCATAATCacattatgtacttaatgtaaagtaacatacttaacataaagttatgtgaTTATATTTGGCCAAGTAAAGTTACGTCAGCTAGAttaaggaaaaaacacagatgggTGTTGTCACGTTACTTACTtgacgtaaagttacatactttaCATTAAGTTACGTATGTTAGGTTTAGACAGGTCAAGTTGCGTAGGTTGGGGTTAGGAAAAGACACGTGGATGGGCATCATCACGTTACATACTTATAAAGTTATGTAGATTAGGTTTAGTCAAGTAAAGGTACATCAGCTGGGTTTtaagtaaaaaaacacagatgggCGTCGACATGTTACTTGAAGTAAAATGACATACTTTACATTAAGTTACgtatgttaggtttaggcaggtAAAGTTGCGTGGGTTGGGGTTAGGAAAAGACACGTGGATGGGCATCTTCACGTTACGtacttaaaggtaggatctggaggattttcaaacaaaacaaaatatagacatatacaaatgaaatcctgcttaatcatcacctatgggcttctactcatgtgtggtggtgactctgtttgcagagctcctgccctttaactgtattttgatgtttatgtGAGCTCGGActgcttctgggcggagatttccccagccagtgagagagcgcaggtgccgtgcccgagcgtgtccgagcgtgtccgagcgtgcacaagcacaagccttgcctgaacctcttctgtgaagccgtcttccgtacctccgggccccgtacacccgggagagttgagcctgataggaggggccacatttgaatgtgtgtttacaaacagcaactggaaaatcctccagaccctacctttaacataaagttatttaGATTATGTTTAGTCAAGTAAAGGTGCATCAGCTAggttttaaggaaaaaaaacacagatgggCGTCAACATGTTACTTGAAGTAAAATGACATACTTTACATTAAGTTACgtatgttaggtttaggcaggtAAAGTTGcgtaggttgggtttaggaagaGAAACGTGGTTGGGCATAATCACAttatgtacttaacgtaaagtaacatacttaacataaaattACATACATGAGGTTTGGTCGAGTGAAATtacaaaggttaggtttaggaaaagaaacttgGATGGGTGTTGTCACGTTACTTACATAACGTAAAGTTTCATCCTTTATATAAAGTTAcaagttacggaggttaggtttaggaaaagaaacatggtgatgacgtgCCTTAAAAAACTCAAAGAGCACTTGGTTTCACACCGAACATGGTGACCGGTCTCCTgggagaaagtcctgtgtttgtttgacccagcCACGACCCAAACCTGCATAAATCTTTCACAAACTTTTgctctttactcctgtcagcgcatCCGTTGACAGCAGCCTTTCTGAATACATGAATTATACACGCATTCTGGTGCATTGCTTGTTGTAGGAATACATATGAACACAGCATGAGAACACCGTCAGTGTACTTAAAGGGAATTATTTCCAACATTATTTTACTGAACAATTGAACATTGTTCGGAGCATAAAAGGcaccaacaaaaacaatataagTTACGttttaaagttgtgttttatACGGATACACTCTTtttaacaaactgaaaaatCCCTGAGTGCAATATTAAAGTCTTTAACcatgatgataaaaaaatatatatgttatgCAGCTCTGGTATGTAGGTGTTCACACATCTATCAGTGTTAAACAGCCTCATGCTGTTTACCATTTCAATGCCATTGTCACTTATCATAGTGTAGTAACACTCATATATTTCTGCCAATTCTCAGCggccttttattttttttaaaacacttaatgTGCAGTGCAAAGTgataacattttcagaacagtTCAATATAAATACAAGTTAGAACAGATATATTTTGCATTCCAAGTAAGAAAAGTGATGTACTTTGATGTAATGTGTAGAACAGAGTACCTTACAACTTCTTTAGATTTTAAGGAATGCATTAACTTaagaaatgtcttaaaaagtaaaaataaaagaaagactCAAAGATTTTTAAAGCGAGGTACgctgtgtgtttcttctttaaGGTGTCCTGATTTTTCACTCGTTGCATTATCTCTGGTCTGCAGCCTTCTATCACAACAACTTCCACACAGACTGGTTTGGTCTCCTCACAAATCAAATTCTTCCACTCAGCTTGCTCTTGTCttctctcactctccctctctgttcttGGAATTTACATTCTGGTGTTCCAGCTGAagtgttttactgttttgaCTGTGTTCATATGCAAATCTAGCTGCTTAAATGTCTGTAAGATTTTAATTTAAGACTTTGTAAAACCAGTAAACATCTGACAAACAAGCAATGCACAGAGATTCTAAGCATGATACACTTGTGTTAATACATGACGTCATTCTTTGCAGGGCAAGCCTCTCCAGTGTTGGAGGGTATCAGTGAGGAGGGGTCCAACCCTATCTCAGAGCTGTTGGTGGtcccacctcctccacccaaGAAGATCCTCCGAAACACTGGGTCTCCGGATCCTACTCCAGAGGAGCCAGGCAGACCTCCATCTGTCAGCCTGAATGAattcatccctcctcctctggaAGGTAATGGTGAGCTCACCATTTTGTACTTACAACTTTGTGAACCCAATTTAAACAGCCCCctgaatgttgtttttatattgtcccctcctcatctacagagatcCCTGCTCCTCCTGAATTCGGGACCGACACCACAGATGTCCCAGAGTTTGACGACGTGGCCTCAGATGCTCACTCTCCAGAGCTGCCGGTGTCACAGTGGAACGGGGAGGAGTACTCAAGTCCAGATTCTCCAGATGGACAGAACCCGCCAGAGTTTTACGGCAATGGGGTAACTCCTCCAGGAGTGGAGGTCCCTGCATCACCAGTGTTTGGGGGCGAAAACCAACACAATTCACTACCAGAATTCTCTTTGCCTATCTTTCAGGGGTCCCCACCACAGGCAGGGTGAGTCATCCTGATCTCTGTGCTTGGAAATACTCGTTCATCTCTGAGAACTTTGTTTTGATTCTTTCACTCTAACTCACCCAGGCTTGAAACTCAAGTCGGCAACGGTGTCTACGCAAGTGAGGAAAATGTCTATGAGGACATCTCCACATCTACGACcaaaaagaaagggaagagTGACGGCAAGAAACGCAAAGGACCACCAAAGAGTAAGGATTCTCTTTGGGTAACACTAGCAATGAGACGTTAGAGTTTCTGAACACCAGATATAATCACATCGATAAGAAAtctaaataaacacattatgtTCATGTATTTGCTGTACGATAGTGCACCTGCATCAAGTGTGACATTTAACTAGAATCTCTTTAACTAGATGCTGAAGTCTTTCGTCCATTCACccacaaattaaaataacagaAGGGTGGACTACAATGCCGATCGccataaataaacaatattttcttGTGTGAGCAATGCATCAAAACTGAATAGCACTGTGTAATAGTACCATATGCTGTGAACCTTCCTTGTTTGTATTCTAAGCTGACTTTTTGACAATTTGTTGTTTACACAGATCCATATGCTGAGGCACAACAGGAAGCCGTAAGTAGCTTTGTGATAACTAAGTCATTCTCaaatatacaaaacaaacacattttctgaatGACAGCTGTTGCTTATCTGTTGGAGATGCCACTGATTTAGAATAAACTGAATCAAGCCTTATCTCTTCGTTGGTGTTTAcagactgaagaaaaaaacaagacggGCAGGTTTGGCAGGTAAGgccttatttctttttttttgttgtttttgaccCACTTCTCTTTTCATCTCGGTTATCCCCCAGACGCTGTTAGCAGTGAGGGAGTTCGGTCCGCCTTTGTTTCCCTCATAATTTCCTCTGCCATTTAAACATGCAGCGAGGAGTCCCTTTCAGACAGGATGAtatccctctctcttcctctctcctctgcaggGGCGACAAGAAAGCTGCCGCAGAAGGGCCGGATGAGAAGGagctgaaaaagagagagaagcagcgcatggaaaaggagaagaaggagctgaaggagaaacaagagagggaaaagaaagagcagaaagagagggaaaagaagGAGAACGAGATGAAGAAGAAATTCAAAGTGAGTGATGTTATTTGGACGGAGGAGGGAGGTATGGAAGGTGAACGGGCAGCGGGGGAGGGTGGGGTATATGTCTTGGCGTACAAACCTGTCTGGATTCATTCCTCCAAGTGAGAGAGTTGAGCTGAGCAGCATGTGCGAGCTCAAATGGAATCTGTGTAAACATTGTCTCATTGTTTCTCTGACAGGAGATCGATAGGCTATACTTTTCTTCTGTGATATACCATCACCATATTCTAACGACAGAACATGACTCTCTCCAGGATCCAGTGGGTCCTGCGAATGTTCAACTTGAAACCGACATCTCTGGCCAAACAGAAAGAATAAGATGCATTATAGTTACTGAAGAAAAAGCGAGACGGAGAACTTTCATCCAACTCATTCTTGCATATTTTAACCTGCGTAGCTGTTCTGCCTCATCCGCTCTCAAAGCGTTAGCAGGCAGCTGTTGAACAAGCCCTAGTACATGACCTGCCTAACACCAGACTGCAGGCGGACACAGTTAAGCCCCAAATCTACCAAACACtgtcagtatggtacctttggaaccaaaagcaACCCTTCAGACGTTGTACCTAGACTGTAGGTCtgtttagcgtttccaccacaactgtactctttcatgtgggcggagttgctgtcactcactgctccatccagcactcactgtatttcctcctttatcagtctgcaccttgttcattgcccacagaacgaggctgcacgccgacattttcataaataaaacaggctgcagtgagagtctctctccatgggatattaaaaaatagcagctttgtgcatttagttcgtctcaggcaagctcaggggtttagtgttgccatggtccacaggaacgacgctcagCGATTGGGATATATGCAACTCACATAATcacagatctgtgtgctaggtaccccaacagaggggggaccaaacatggggacagcACAGAAcagttctgttggtaccatccacaacttttcacagtggaaacggaaaaaagcGTATTGaactgtactgctcggtggaaacggggctttagtgacaagctggtgaacacagtgaagAATTTAGCAGCTAATGAGTCAGTTATTTCCCTCAGCAGATGGTAAGGAGATGAAAAAGAGTTAAATTAGAGCGGATATTAAACAAAAAAGCAGTTAGTGAAAATGAAACACTAAAAGTCTCATGAATGCATTCCACACTGCCATAAGAGGTGTTATGTCATGAAAGGGGAAGTTCATTATTTTCCAGCATGGACCCTGTTTTcccgtgtttttgtgtctcagtgactaATGGAAACAACAATTTATGAAATtgcagtattgagcgagagggcTGAAGCTGTTTGTGGTGGAACAGGCTGAGGCCTTTCACCCTCAACGTACGgccactgaaagtgcttgttttgcttCTGACATGCTCAGATCTCATTCAAAGTGTCTGagacattatggaaaggatccttaTAGATGTAGACCTtgttgttaaagagtaagatcctttttgtttaaccagaaatggtcctgaaatcaccatcaccaaacccacaaGACTTCATTTCACCACATGGTCATTTTGGTGTGTATAGAGCCACCAGAGTTGGCAATTGATGGAAAAGTGGGAAGACAAACCAGgacagcttttgtgagttttattttgtttctgttgactttgtatgtatgtgttttatgatgataaaattacttcttttgtttttttttttacatgaagtatGGATAAAGGTTTGGTGATGGttatttcagggctgtttcaggTTAAACTAAAAGGATCTTGCTCTTTCACAAAGAGGTCTTTCTCTGTAGGATTCTTTCCgtgatgttgtcagacacttaaaataatctgagcctgtctgtggcaaaaacaatcatttttaatggatgtaagttgacagtgcaaacatgcttcaagtggttacactgcagtctgtttgaAAGCAGTCTTCTGAATATTGGACCAATATCAAAACTTcttgttcccatcagtcacttagatacaaaacatggtaaaaatagggtccaggttgaaaaataccaaacttgcaggaaaagcacaggtgaaattaGTATCCGTAATAATGGCTAAGTTCCACTAAGTGTGAGCTATTCCCATGAGACAGGACGTCCTCCCCTAAACTGAAAGcagcttttcctactgtgaaaAAGGTCTCTCTCTCTATTGCAAGTATGTGAGCTCTGTTTTGTGCATATGTACAAacagtatgtgaatgtgtggtttTAACCTGCTCCTGTATTTGTTAGATCACAGGACAGGAGGATGCCATGTACCAGGCAACAGTAACTGTGACGACCAAGGGACGTAAGCGCGATCTGCCCGTCACCAACGGTGACACCGTCAGCATCATCCGAACAACCAACTGTCCTAAAGGGAAATGGCTGGccagagacagcagcaacaactgtgagttaacaacaacaaaaaaagtaaactaTGAGATTAGAAATGTGCTCACGTCAAAGGTAGAGGGATGCATAAAGAAAGAGGTCTATTACAGGGTCCTTCAAAGAGtcttaacctcctgagacctgaacttttgtttggtctacatttttaatttctcctagctatttgggatcagcagGACCCAATAAGTAGAGTAAAACTAGAGATGTactgataccactttttccttcccgataccgattccgatccctgaaccttaggtatctgcggATACCGAGTGCCGATCTGATACCAgcacgtaaaataaaaatggatgggatatgaattgtcctaaaactctatgtaaaatattaaggaataaatacataatagtagaatgaattccataaaactgttttttattattattatccagtgttgacacagatcaagacacaggttaaagtgcagccacacaaattggtaaaaaagacattttaaaggctacagtagaatgctttttgaactccgctccgtttccgtttcgtttgcctgtagcgtgcgtatgcaTAATGatgtgaggcattacgtggtatcggattggtcataggctgtactcgtaTGGCAagctgttttaacatttaatagctagactggatattcattactgatatctgcaacataattttgcctagtcaaatctcttattcaagatatctgtaattagattttgactagtcaaaactctaattacagatatctgtaatatatctgtaattcagttttgactagtaagattcagACTACTTTTGCCATTaatgtgtatggggtttgtcattgtagatatctccaatgtagttgcggatatctgcaaCTACATTGGAGATATCTACAATGAGAAACCCCATACACATTAATGGCAAAAGTAGTctgaatcttactagtcaaaactgaattacagatatctgtaactgtagttttgactagtcagaatgatgTCATAGATATTTTCAATTAAAATGcatactagtcacaatgacattatgactagtcaaaatggtGTTGTTGATATCTATAATGGTAGTTCTGGATAGTCAAACttagcgattaaatgttaaaacggcttgccatagtactcgccgataccgataccgataccgcATTTtcggcagtatcggaggcatttccgatactggtatcggtatcggtacaactctaaaAAAAACTAGACATTGTTAATTATAATTaagtccaaatgtcctcaaatgaatACAGCACTGGCAGCACTGTCGCTAGCATTGGaaaaatttgttgccatatcaaactagacacattattaatcataaataaacaagtttctgtccacttttgtgtcaggatctgCCGCAgcctgacttggcagagatggctgccatcttgtttttacatggattagtgtattttGCTCTTattgccactagatggcacaaaaaagtgtccacaaacgaggacaacaggtctgagttaagaagtgtgaagtataaggtcatgtaaacccaaaatgtgatgtcctcatatgaggacacagggtctcaggaggatactGGGCCTTGATGTCATGAAATGATCTtaatttaaaaagcattaaatttaagtgtcttcTACCTGTAAACACCTTGTATTAGTGTTTGTGCACCTCCCTTATACACAGCTAACTGTATAAAAGTGTTTGCACAGATAACTTTATCTCCTGTGGTCTCTGATTGCTGATCGCACCGCTGACTCTGTGAGTGTGTTCCAGATGGGTATATTGCGGTGGATCATGTGGAGCTGGACATAAAGGAGATGTTGGAGCTGGGAAAGaaggctgcaaacacacacaagagcaGCAACAATATTATTGAGGATGTTGCAAGATCAGGGAGCAGGTACATGTGCACATGTGATAACTTATACCAACAATCCAATGAATAAACCTCCTCACTCATTATTCATTACACTGTTAAATTTAAAGGATGATTTATAGCTGTTGTTGTCTCTTTTCTCAGGACCTCAAACCACTATCCACTGTCAACAGAAAGCTGTAAGTTTTAATAATGATAACAGTATATGTTTAAGTTATTCTGCAGCCGTTTGATGTTGATGTTGGTGTGTTCAGTCACAGATGACAGTGAGGAGTGGACCGGTGATGATGACGAACCTCTGTCCCCTACCTCGAACACTACAGATCCACTGGCTCCAATGTAAGTCCATGTTAGCCTGAATCTACTGCACAGGGCTGAGCTGTTCACTTTTGATTTATAGAACAAGATACAGACCCATGATGAGCATTGTTGACGATGATCTCTGATTagtcatttgtattttttcttaacCAAAGCCATGTCTTGTCAATGTCTTTTCCTCCAAAGCGGTCACTCCAGGACGCTCTCAGTGCCAGACATGGGTAAGAAATTCCAAACCAGACTTTCTCCAGCAAATTGTACTTGTAAGCTTAACAATAAGGTTAAACAAAGTGCGTCTGCTTGTGACAGTAGGTTACATAACCACACACGTCTCCTCCATGTGTTATCTTGATGCGAGTGTGCAGATACAACAGAGAAGCGAAACTACAAACAGATGGATTTTTACATCAGATTAAGTTGATGATTGTTTCAGACAAGCACAGGATCCATGTACAAGCCTTTATCATCAGATGGTCTTTTAAAGGCAGCAGAAATCTTTCGCCATCTATGCTTCTGTGGCTGCGAGTTGAAGGTGTTGTGGAGCCCTAGCAAAGTTTTTAGTGACAAATTTATGTAATAACTTTCAGATTATTAGTTAACACCAAGTCTTGTATCTGTAGGTCAGAACAGGAGAAGTGATGTGTGAGGctacatctttttttctctcgtTAGTTGTTAAGCGTTGGTGATCAAAGCACAAAGACGATAATCACGGACGCAAATCACGGAAGTTTAGGACTGAGCTTCTCCTCTGAGCTGGCTGAGAATGAGGCAGGAGGGTGAAAAGGACAGGTGCATGCTGGCATTCTAAAAACAACAGGAAGTtagtgatttgtttttgttttttttcagctgatttgACCTGCTCATCAACTCAGCAGCAGCGGCTGTAACGCACAACTCATGGAGGCAATTATGGGACTTTAAAACCCACTTCCTCTCATCATAACTCAGTCAAATTTGAACACAAagatgaaatataaatattctAATCCGGTGACTGTCGCCTCCATAAATCTGCTTGGAAATCTAATAACTCTCGAACTTACCTGAGAATCATCACGTTTTAAGTTTTCTTCGGTATCACAGTAATCCAGTGACAGCTGACTGTACATCCATGGGTACACTGCAGACAGGGTATGCTAATAGCTAACTCAggtataaaacaaataaactagTAGCaacctagctagctaactgactCTATGGTGACAttatacttcctgtttacatccccCAGACTCCCAGAGCATTATTGGAAGTGTAGTCTCAAACCGTAGAGCATGATTGTCTCAGGGGCCGTACACACGCCATGTTGTGCCTTGTTTGTGCCAGCTGTCAAAAGGTTGCATCTGAGGagtcgggaactgcccattggttcgaccatattaaactcattgttccgaagtccgttccgaaatcatcatgatgccctgtggttaaggtctggttaggtttaggcacaaaaaccacttggttagggtcaggaaaagatcatggtgtgggttaaaatgaaaaagaaagtgacaaacacataagccgtgagcctgcttcgcctcaagccggtcgcggcgcaccatacgcccaccgcgagccgttcagcactgcggacagtcggactaatgagatgtcgaaccaatgggctgtcgaaccaatgacatggacccgaggAGTTAACCTTTGCAAGCACCGtgtcatagcctatttacctgaaatcctaaGTGGCAGCCCTGATATGTATGGAAGAAGGgaaaagatatctgtcggctctgactggttggtcgtcatcacatgacatgcggtgtgcGCTGCTgagttccaaaagttgaactcggtTTATCTCGACGCACAGCTGTCGTGCCCTAAAAAAGAAGGTGCTCAGGAATGCGTGCGCATCGTGATGGCATCGCTCTGGCTTTTGAGCACGCCTGCCAAAACAATGAATTGTGTAAATTTTATTCATATTGCATTCTAAGTTGTGTGGTTCAATCAATTCGTCTGCAGCCACAGTGTCAGACTTTAGAACTTGAAAGTATCATGACCTCAGTAGCGTTGAACGCGGCATTGTGGTGACACTGGCCACTTAATTTAGTCTAAGGGGtttttaaacttaatttaaaG is part of the Epinephelus moara isolate mb chromosome 10, YSFRI_EMoa_1.0, whole genome shotgun sequence genome and harbors:
- the LOC126396224 gene encoding uncharacterized protein LOC126396224 isoform X1, translating into MDQEDKLDFMALRAKFQEEEHLLKQPKIKPALPQKPKVVPPPQSPTHYIPAGARPSLLTTINQSLDGKTPLAPRVVFKDDKKESKKPLSQVNSKGKDKSEGKLKKSKDKSKGSKEKLFADEDAEEQKPKKENGKDKKLPLLPVAPKQSTAELVPATPPPKATTQKKKGFLGFRKSGKKDSVAVPAEPILDSPSADVPGPAPLIPVPSDFGDTPPEPEMAAPKALMPNIPTLPNSSAAVEITPPSTIPASPDFGPPPAFIPDIPTPKVPTPEIETPLEIETPALHVSRPASQNEIIPGPPSATPTPPPTRAIIDPPPVASTPSPSPPEPEIAVEAVNIAAVETPPPPVVNRTSNSTPSPKPEHPISALSALTRAEDKSPVRRSIPCDQRIFNALEKARRKTSPQTTSITSFSASPPPEEFPPSQSPTISLPELPPIDYAGNAPKPVNGLDHRQASPVLEGISEEGSNPISELLVVPPPPPKKILRNTGSPDPTPEEPGRPPSVSLNEFIPPPLEGNEIPAPPEFGTDTTDVPEFDDVASDAHSPELPVSQWNGEEYSSPDSPDGQNPPEFYGNGVTPPGVEVPASPVFGGENQHNSLPEFSLPIFQGSPPQAGLETQVGNGVYASEENVYEDISTSTTKKKGKSDGKKRKGPPKNPYAEAQQEATEEKNKTGRFGRGDKKAAAEGPDEKELKKREKQRMEKEKKELKEKQEREKKEQKEREKKENEMKKKFKITGQEDAMYQATVTVTTKGRKRDLPVTNGDTVSIIRTTNCPKGKWLARDSSNNYGYIAVDHVELDIKEMLELGKKAANTHKSSNNIIEDVARSGSRTSNHYPLSTESFTDDSEEWTGDDDEPLSPTSNTTDPLAPIGHSRTLSVPDMGNKDLSVNHAHSQSDLSADGPHVQARHEALQKLATFFHSPKPVEPAASSTEPEKSPVPVKEEAAPMPEASSTQEVDLDSTDMLLLPPPALYADLAAE
- the LOC126396224 gene encoding uncharacterized protein LOC126396224 isoform X2, whose product is MDQEDKLDFMALRAKFQEEEHLLKQPKIKPALPQKPKVVPPPQSPTHYIPAGARPSLLTTINQSLDGKTPLAPRVVFKDDKKESKKPLSQVNSKGKDKSEGKLKKSKDKSKGSKEKLFADEDAEEQKPKKENGKDKKLPLLPVAPKQSTAELVPATPPPKATTQKKKGFLGFRKSGKKDSVAVPAEPILDSPSADVPGPAPLIPVPSDFGDTPPEPEMAAPKALMPNIPTLPNSSAAVEITPPSTIPASPDFGPPPAFIPDIPTPKVPTPEIETPLEIETPALHVSRPASQNEIIPGPPSATPTPPPTRAIIDPPPVASTPSPSPPEPEIAVEAVNIAAVETPPPPVVNRTSNSTPSPKPEHPISALSALTRAEDKSPVRRSIPCDQRIFNALEKARRKTSPQTTSITSFSASPPPEEFPPSQSPTISLPELPPIDYAGNAPKPVNGLDHRQASPVLEGISEEGSNPISELLVVPPPPPKKILRNTGSPDPTPEEPGRPPSVSLNEFIPPPLEGNEIPAPPEFGTDTTDVPEFDDVASDAHSPELPVSQWNGEEYSSPDSPDGQNPPEFYGNGVTPPGVEVPASPVFGGENQHNSLPEFSLPIFQGSPPQAGLETQVGNGVYASEENVYEDISTSTTKKKGKSDGKKRKGPPKNPYAEAQQEATEEKNKTGRFGRGDKKAAAEGPDEKELKKREKQRMEKEKKELKEKQEREKKEQKEREKKENEMKKKFKITGQEDAMYQATVTVTTKGRKRDLPVTNGDTVSIIRTTNCPKGKWLARDSSNNYGYIAVDHVELDIKEMLELGKKAANTHKSSNNIIEDVARSGSRTSNHYPLSTESFTDDSEEWTGDDDEPLSPTSNTTDPLAPIGHSRTLSVPDMGNKDLSVNHAHSQSDLSADGPHVQARHEALQKLATFFHSPKPVEPAASTEPEKSPVPVKEEAAPMPEASSTQEVDLDSTDMLLLPPPALYADLAAE